One Nicotiana tomentosiformis chromosome 4, ASM39032v3, whole genome shotgun sequence genomic window carries:
- the LOC138909537 gene encoding uncharacterized protein, whose translation MAEELKKLTERVQSVEGGKGVEGVGKNEQIHMKMFMQSLTRDSLSWYINQNPKKWENWISMASDFMDRLRFNTDNALDVSYIQNLKKKSTETFRKYATRWRSEAAMVRPVLEEEQINKFFVRAQDPQYYESLMVIENHKFSDIINLGERIEEGIKSAMVTNFEALQATNKDLQSGASTPSYEPDAVP comes from the exons ATggcggaggaactcaagaaactcacAGAGAGGGTCCagagtgttgaaggtgggaaAGGTGTTGAAG gagtgggtaagaatgaacaaatccacATGAAAATGTTTATGCAAAGCCTTACAAGAGACtctttgtcttggtatatcaaTCAAAACCCGAAGAAGTGGGAAAATTGGATAAGTATGGCATCAGACTTCATGGATAGATTGAGGTTCAACACAGATAACGCGCTAGACGTTTcctacattcaaaacctcaagaagaaatcGACAGAAACCTTCCGcaagtatgctactcgttggagatcagaggccgcaaTGGTAAGGCCAgtacttgaagaagaacaaatcaacaagttctttgttagagctcaagatccgCAGTATTATGAAAGTTTGATGGTCatcgagaatcacaagttctcggACATCATCAATCTTGGAGAGAggatagaagaagggatcaagagTGCGATGGTAACTAATTTCGAGGCGCTGCAGGCCACGAATAAAGATTTGCAATCAGGAG CTTCCACACCATCTTACGAGCCTGATGCCGTCCCatag
- the LOC138909538 gene encoding uncharacterized protein — MPFCLKNDGATYMRAMMTIFHDMIQREIKVYVDDIIIKSKRNLDHTADLKRFFDRLRKYNLKLNPAKCSFGVPARKLLGFIVSRRAQSMVIYEPIFKMLRKNDATRWTEECQKAFEKIKEYLSKPPVLVPPEPVLREWATKNTKILPYMHCVQELIKRFTKIEFKHVPRIQNAFADALATFSSMIQHLDKNLIDPVPIGIYKQPAYCAHVEEETDRNPWFHDIKEYLEKEEYPEHATHTQKRTLRRLANHFFQSRGILYRTPDLGLL, encoded by the exons ATGCCGTTTTGTTTGAAGAATGACGGGgctacctacatgagggccatgatgacTATCTTCCACGATATGATACAAAGGGAAATAAAAGTGTACGTGGATGAtattatcatcaaatctaaaaggaatTTGGATCACACAGCAGACTTGAAGAGATTTTTCGACCGGCTTCGaaaatacaacttgaagttgaatcctgcaaaatgttccttcggagtccctgctagaaagttgttaggtttcatcgtcagccgccgag cacaatcaatggTGATATATGAGCCAATCTTCAAAATGCTAAGGAAAAATGATGCAACAAgatggactgaagaatgccagaaagccttcgagaaaatcaaggagtatttatctaaaccgccagtgttggtcccaccagaacca GTACTACGAGAATGGGCTACTAAGAATACCAAAATACTGCCATATATGCATTGTGTACaggagctgatcaagaggttcacaaagatagaattcaaacatgttccaaggattcagaatgcGTTCGCAGATGCGTTAGCCACTTtttcttccatgatacaacacctagACAAGAATCTCATTGATCCTGTACCAATAGGAATTTataagcagccagcttattgtgcacATGTTGAAGAAGAGACTGACAGAAATccgtggttccacgacatcaaggagTACTTAGAAAAGGAAGAATATCCAGAACACgctacacacactcagaagcgcacacttcgaagattggccaaccacTTCTTTCAAAGCAGAGGAATTCTATATAGAACTCCCGACTTGGGATTACTGTGA